From a single Fulvivirga ulvae genomic region:
- the trxA gene encoding thioredoxin — protein sequence MSKAIEITDSNFEEIINSDKPVLVDFWAEWCGPCKMIGPVVEELAGDYDGRAVIGKVNVDENPNVSAKFGIRSIPTLLVFKGGEIVDKQVGAVPKGVLSQKLDAQIA from the coding sequence ATGAGTAAAGCAATTGAAATCACCGACTCAAATTTTGAAGAGATCATCAACAGCGACAAGCCTGTTTTAGTAGATTTTTGGGCAGAATGGTGTGGACCTTGTAAAATGATCGGACCTGTTGTTGAAGAATTGGCAGGTGATTATGATGGCAGGGCTGTAATTGGAAAGGTAAATGTGGATGAAAACCCTAACGTTTCCGCTAAGTTCGGCATCAGAAGTATCCCTACCCTTTTAGTTTTTAAAGGTGGAGAGATAGTAGATAAGCAAGTAGGCGCTGTACCTAAAGGTGTATTGTCTCAAAAGCTTGACGCCCAGATCGCTTAA
- a CDS encoding AI-2E family transporter, producing the protein MPLIVRVTTVVFLILMVFTILIIGREFLYPVCLAILFAYLLYPFSSLLEKWRFPRVLAILISIILGMTLIGGAVFLLYQQMTVFVSDFPELKEHAMDNLDQLQTRIDSWVDNGENQRWWLRERISSLINNSGDLMNMVFSATTGTIVKMGLQPVFVFFMLYYRDRINRFIFMIWDYNDRDRLVIILKEISEITKNYISGVFIVVFLLCILNSLGLMIVGVEYAVMFGILSAVMNFIPYFGTLIGAAFPLAFTLVSEEPGNAIGVIILFMIIQFTENNILTPNITGGRVAINPLFTILIIIAGGMIWGLPGMFMSVPYAGMFKVVCRHYEPLKPIAFLLSRNKGSQLRDGLKLIKKMFRTVK; encoded by the coding sequence TTGCCCCTGATAGTACGAGTAACCACAGTCGTTTTCCTGATATTGATGGTTTTTACCATTCTGATCATCGGGAGGGAGTTTTTATATCCGGTATGCCTGGCCATACTTTTTGCCTATTTGCTCTATCCTTTTTCCAGCCTGTTGGAGAAGTGGAGGTTCCCCCGTGTCCTGGCTATTCTCATTTCTATTATTCTGGGCATGACACTGATTGGCGGAGCGGTTTTTTTGCTTTATCAGCAGATGACTGTGTTTGTAAGTGATTTCCCTGAATTAAAGGAGCATGCCATGGATAATCTTGATCAACTCCAAACACGCATTGACAGTTGGGTAGATAATGGAGAGAACCAACGTTGGTGGCTAAGAGAACGCATCTCAAGTCTGATCAATAACAGTGGAGACCTGATGAATATGGTGTTTAGTGCCACAACCGGCACCATTGTTAAAATGGGGCTACAGCCGGTTTTTGTCTTTTTTATGCTTTATTATCGGGATCGTATCAACCGGTTTATTTTTATGATATGGGATTATAATGACCGCGACAGGCTTGTTATTATCCTCAAAGAGATCTCTGAGATTACAAAAAATTATATCAGTGGGGTTTTTATAGTAGTGTTTTTGCTTTGCATCCTCAATTCTCTTGGCCTCATGATTGTAGGCGTGGAATATGCCGTTATGTTTGGTATACTTTCCGCCGTTATGAATTTTATTCCGTATTTCGGCACGCTGATAGGTGCTGCATTTCCCTTGGCCTTTACGCTGGTGTCTGAGGAGCCTGGTAATGCCATTGGAGTTATTATACTTTTTATGATCATCCAGTTTACTGAAAATAACATTCTTACTCCCAATATTACCGGTGGTCGTGTGGCCATCAATCCGCTTTTTACCATACTCATCATCATTGCAGGAGGTATGATATGGGGGCTGCCGGGCATGTTTATGAGTGTGCCTTATGCTGGTATGTTCAAAGTCGTTTGCCGGCACTATGAACCACTTAAGCCTATTGCTTTCCTGCTTTCCAGGAATAAAGGTTCTCAGCTCAGGGATGGCCTTAAGCTGATTAAAAAAATGTTTAGGACGGTGAAGTAG
- a CDS encoding DoxX family protein, producing the protein MKPLNYFEKYKDISVFTLRCAFGLRLVYGTQDNILSWEQMLEFSKFLESYHFPFPLASAIVSVVAQFAGGIMFILGYHTRLAALIIMLNFTVALVFVHWGDAYLNLAPALHIWIVSFFLLTYGPGKIAIDSRR; encoded by the coding sequence ATGAAACCCCTTAACTATTTCGAAAAGTATAAGGACATCAGTGTTTTCACGCTCCGTTGTGCTTTTGGTTTACGCCTGGTTTACGGTACTCAGGACAATATACTGAGCTGGGAACAAATGCTTGAATTCTCAAAATTTCTCGAAAGCTATCACTTCCCGTTTCCCCTGGCCAGTGCCATAGTCTCCGTGGTAGCTCAGTTTGCAGGAGGCATCATGTTCATTCTTGGTTATCATACCAGGTTGGCCGCATTGATCATAATGTTAAACTTTACCGTCGCATTGGTATTTGTGCATTGGGGAGATGCTTACCTCAATTTAGCTCCAGCCCTCCATATTTGGATAGTCAGTTTCTTTTTACTGACCTATGGCCCGGGTAAAATAGCTATTGACAGCAGGCGCTAA
- a CDS encoding sensor histidine kinase: protein MITLSAVALTYGQPRETGRPFISNFTPKEYNANTQNWSIVEDPRGVMYFGNNKGVLEYDGVSWRLIPVNNRSIVRSLAINDKGVIFVGAVGEFGYLAPDKSGNMVYNSLTHLLPDQAISFSDIWTTLVRGDEVYFQSFNVLFRYKDGKIKSWALSNAYHRSFLVDNELYLRLDDTGLMMLKGDTLIPLKGGSFFASEFISAMLPFENKILIGSRNHGLFLYNTEEGTLKKFETEVDDLLKDSKIYHGTILRDGNIALGTLKEGLVVINKAGKLILHLDETKGLQYQIVYNLFSDSYGFLWMALANGISKVEVISPFTIFDQVSGLNGGILAINRHKGRLYVSTHQSVFFLNEEDKFEQISNVDIQCWELTKFNSTSYPGDQKLLLTASDGVYEIHGDVANKIFNARVGAVGSTPLYPNRLFIGMIGKIVSLNYSSGKWKKEGEIKMPQEEIRSIKPDSNGNIWIGTLYGGAFRLNAHDWQAYLDGQKVAIIKGYGLNEGLPTLNWNYFFNVNNEVLVTTRKGIYLYNEKKDEFEKHPEIDAALRYKERWIYYINKDEKGNLWFDSDQGKGMLVENNGKYTLYENPFKRVIVSPENQVTGYTDKNGILWFGTPDGLFRYDSKYNLDYKQSFDVLIRRVKIGDDSTVFKGTYYSETSGSPDLGKRLVSSRQPSSLVPELEYVHNSVSFQFAATAFEHESGNLYSYKLDGYDDKWSAWTKETKKEYTNLQEGQYTFRVKAKNFYDVVSEESVFSFSILSPWHRTPLAYIIYVLTGIGCMYLLVSRYSKKLKRDNLRLEAMVNTRTAEINDQKEQIEKQKNEVEKSYKNVTTLSQIGQNITSTLDLKSIINTLHKSINSLMDASSFGVGIYNESTKSLDFQYAYESGEELPFFSHSLHDDDKMAVWCFNNCKEVFINNLSKEYTNYIQALNKAPTAGKAHSESIIYIPLWIKDKMLGVITVQSFRKNAYKSFHLDILRTLAAYTAIALDNSYAYLRLNEINEELSSTLENLKQTQTQLVQSEKMASLGQLTAGVAHEINNPINFVSAGIDSLTANYEDLNLIIKKYNQLAPEADNTELFREIEKLKKELDMDYLLEEIPELLNSVKSGANRTTEIIKSLRNFTRLDEDQLKKANINEGLDSTLVILRNQMTNKIEVIREYGDLQPINCYPGQLNQVFMNILNNAIQAIDNEGRICIQTTQNEDSAIVKIKDSGRGMSEDLKKRIFDPFFTTKDVGEGTGLGLSISYGIIEKHHGKIEVNSTAGEGTEFIIELPLNLN from the coding sequence TTGATAACTCTTAGTGCTGTAGCCTTAACTTACGGACAACCGCGAGAAACCGGGCGACCTTTTATCAGCAACTTCACTCCAAAAGAGTACAATGCAAACACGCAAAACTGGTCAATAGTGGAAGACCCGCGTGGAGTAATGTACTTTGGTAACAATAAGGGGGTTTTAGAATACGATGGTGTATCATGGAGATTAATACCAGTTAACAACCGGTCGATTGTAAGGTCATTGGCCATCAACGACAAAGGGGTCATTTTTGTGGGTGCCGTAGGAGAATTCGGATACCTGGCTCCTGACAAAAGTGGTAATATGGTATATAACTCACTGACACACCTTTTGCCGGACCAGGCAATATCCTTTTCTGATATCTGGACAACCCTTGTAAGAGGTGATGAGGTTTATTTTCAATCCTTCAATGTTCTTTTTCGCTATAAGGATGGAAAAATCAAAAGCTGGGCGTTAAGCAATGCATACCACAGGAGTTTTCTCGTCGACAACGAACTGTATCTTCGGCTGGACGATACCGGGTTAATGATGCTGAAAGGGGACACGCTGATTCCTTTAAAAGGCGGAAGCTTCTTTGCCAGCGAATTTATCTCAGCCATGCTCCCGTTTGAAAACAAAATACTAATTGGAAGCCGGAATCACGGCCTGTTTCTTTATAATACGGAAGAAGGTACTCTCAAAAAGTTTGAAACTGAGGTAGACGATCTTCTTAAAGACAGTAAAATATATCATGGAACCATTTTGCGCGACGGAAATATTGCATTAGGCACGCTTAAAGAAGGGTTGGTGGTCATTAACAAGGCCGGCAAATTAATACTTCATCTTGACGAAACCAAGGGCCTTCAATACCAGATCGTTTATAATCTTTTTTCAGACAGCTACGGTTTTTTATGGATGGCGCTGGCCAATGGGATTTCAAAGGTCGAGGTCATTTCACCATTTACCATCTTTGATCAGGTCTCAGGACTCAACGGTGGCATACTCGCCATAAACCGGCATAAAGGGCGCTTGTATGTAAGCACTCACCAAAGTGTATTTTTCCTTAACGAAGAAGATAAGTTTGAACAAATTAGCAACGTTGACATACAATGCTGGGAGCTGACAAAATTTAATAGCACATCATACCCCGGAGACCAAAAGCTATTACTCACAGCATCCGACGGTGTATATGAGATACATGGAGATGTTGCCAACAAAATATTCAATGCCCGTGTCGGTGCGGTAGGCAGTACGCCATTATACCCCAATCGTTTATTTATAGGCATGATTGGCAAAATAGTTTCTCTGAACTACTCAAGCGGAAAATGGAAAAAAGAAGGTGAAATTAAAATGCCACAGGAAGAGATCAGAAGCATTAAACCGGATAGCAACGGCAACATCTGGATCGGAACTTTGTACGGTGGGGCTTTCAGGCTTAATGCGCATGACTGGCAGGCTTATCTGGATGGTCAAAAAGTAGCCATTATAAAAGGTTACGGGCTTAATGAAGGCCTGCCCACATTGAACTGGAATTACTTTTTCAATGTAAATAATGAAGTACTTGTAACTACCCGAAAAGGTATCTACTTATACAATGAAAAGAAGGATGAATTTGAAAAACACCCTGAAATAGACGCAGCACTACGATATAAAGAGCGATGGATATACTACATTAATAAGGATGAAAAAGGCAATCTTTGGTTTGACTCTGACCAGGGAAAGGGCATGCTGGTGGAGAATAATGGTAAGTACACCCTGTATGAGAACCCGTTTAAACGGGTTATTGTATCGCCCGAAAACCAGGTAACCGGATATACTGACAAAAACGGGATACTCTGGTTTGGAACGCCTGACGGGCTTTTCCGGTATGATAGCAAATACAATCTGGATTATAAACAATCCTTTGATGTATTGATCAGAAGGGTTAAAATAGGAGATGATTCCACAGTATTTAAAGGAACATATTACTCAGAAACTTCCGGATCACCAGACCTTGGGAAGAGACTGGTTTCTTCTCGCCAGCCATCCTCATTAGTACCTGAACTCGAATATGTTCATAATTCCGTGTCGTTTCAGTTTGCCGCTACAGCTTTTGAACATGAGAGCGGCAATCTCTATTCATACAAACTTGATGGCTATGACGACAAGTGGTCTGCCTGGACAAAAGAAACTAAAAAAGAATACACCAACCTGCAGGAGGGGCAATATACCTTTCGGGTAAAGGCAAAGAATTTTTATGACGTAGTCAGTGAAGAGTCCGTATTTAGCTTCTCCATACTTTCTCCCTGGCACCGCACTCCTTTGGCCTATATTATTTATGTCCTTACGGGAATTGGCTGTATGTACCTGCTGGTAAGCAGGTATTCGAAAAAACTTAAAAGAGACAACCTGCGGCTGGAGGCAATGGTGAACACCAGGACTGCCGAAATCAACGACCAAAAAGAGCAGATTGAGAAACAAAAAAATGAAGTGGAAAAGTCTTACAAAAATGTGACAACGCTAAGCCAGATAGGCCAGAACATTACCTCCACTCTCGACCTAAAAAGTATCATCAATACATTACACAAAAGCATCAACTCGCTGATGGACGCGTCGTCCTTCGGTGTGGGAATTTATAATGAAAGTACTAAATCCCTGGATTTTCAGTATGCCTACGAAAGTGGGGAAGAATTACCTTTCTTCTCACATTCATTACACGACGATGATAAAATGGCTGTATGGTGCTTCAACAATTGCAAGGAAGTATTTATCAATAATCTGAGTAAAGAGTATACTAACTACATACAGGCGCTGAATAAGGCACCCACTGCCGGAAAAGCGCACTCTGAATCGATCATTTACATCCCGCTTTGGATCAAGGATAAAATGCTGGGTGTAATTACTGTTCAAAGCTTCAGAAAAAACGCTTACAAATCCTTTCATCTGGATATACTCCGTACGCTTGCTGCGTATACGGCCATTGCACTGGATAATTCTTATGCTTATCTGAGGTTGAACGAGATCAATGAGGAGCTTTCATCAACGCTTGAGAACCTGAAACAAACCCAGACACAATTGGTACAGTCTGAAAAAATGGCTTCGCTTGGCCAGCTTACTGCCGGGGTGGCGCATGAGATCAATAACCCTATCAACTTTGTTTCTGCAGGCATTGACTCACTGACTGCGAACTATGAAGACCTTAACCTGATTATTAAAAAATATAATCAACTAGCTCCCGAAGCCGACAATACGGAACTATTCCGTGAGATAGAGAAGTTAAAAAAAGAGCTGGATATGGATTACCTGCTTGAAGAGATCCCGGAGCTTCTTAATAGTGTTAAGTCCGGAGCTAACCGTACAACAGAAATCATAAAAAGCCTGCGCAATTTTACCCGGCTTGATGAGGATCAACTTAAAAAAGCAAATATCAACGAGGGCCTGGATTCCACACTGGTTATTTTGCGCAATCAAATGACGAACAAGATCGAAGTGATCAGGGAATATGGAGACCTTCAACCCATAAACTGCTATCCGGGGCAGCTCAATCAGGTATTTATGAATATTCTGAACAATGCCATACAGGCCATAGATAACGAGGGACGGATCTGTATACAAACCACTCAAAATGAAGATAGTGCCATAGTTAAAATCAAAGACTCAGGCAGGGGTATGAGTGAAGACTTAAAAAAACGAATTTTCGACCCGTTTTTTACTACCAAAGATGTGGGTGAAGGTACGGGACTGGGGTTATCCATCAGCTACGGTATTATTGAAAAACATCATGGGAAGATTGAGGTTAATAGTACGGCAGGTGAAGGGACAGAATTTATCATTGAACTACCCTTAAACTTAAATTGA
- a CDS encoding hybrid sensor histidine kinase/response regulator yields MTEEVKPKILYVDDEQNNLIVFRSSFRRHYDIYTATSASEGLKIIEENDISIIITDQRMPGMTGIEFLKNLPEDLLAIRMILTGFSDVSAIIEAINSGKVYRYITKPWNKDELKVTIDNALEALTLKKNNQELVAELQEINEQLEQKVANRTAELEKAFGEIHEQKKELEELNATKDKFFSIVAHDLRSPVSALAGFSQMLANNGNRLSPEKITAYSKELNKSAKNTLSLIENLLTWASTQMNKLDHNPDLIDAADMINQTLSQLNTVASSKKIALEKELAPDLKIFADKDHLTLVLRNLISNALKFTNEGGKVTVSTKSVDKSKVEISVADTGIGMGIEKLTNLFSVGSAQSTSGTAGEKGTGLGLILCKEFIEKNGGKIEVASLKGMGTTFTITLSQN; encoded by the coding sequence ATGACTGAAGAGGTAAAGCCAAAAATTCTATATGTTGATGACGAGCAAAACAACCTGATTGTTTTCCGGTCATCATTTAGAAGGCATTATGATATCTACACTGCTACTTCTGCTTCAGAAGGGCTCAAAATAATTGAGGAAAACGATATTTCCATTATTATTACAGACCAGCGTATGCCAGGTATGACGGGTATTGAATTTTTAAAAAACTTACCTGAAGACCTTCTGGCAATAAGAATGATTCTGACCGGGTTCAGTGATGTATCGGCTATTATTGAGGCTATAAATTCCGGTAAAGTATATCGCTATATCACAAAACCATGGAATAAAGATGAACTCAAGGTGACCATAGACAATGCGTTGGAAGCTTTGACCCTTAAAAAGAACAACCAGGAACTTGTGGCTGAACTCCAGGAAATCAACGAGCAGTTAGAACAAAAGGTGGCAAACAGAACCGCAGAACTGGAAAAGGCCTTTGGGGAGATCCATGAGCAAAAAAAAGAACTCGAGGAGCTGAATGCTACCAAAGATAAATTTTTCTCCATTGTAGCCCATGACCTGCGCAGCCCGGTAAGTGCACTGGCGGGCTTTTCTCAGATGCTGGCCAATAATGGTAATCGGCTGTCACCTGAAAAAATAACAGCCTACTCTAAGGAATTAAACAAATCAGCAAAAAACACGCTTAGCCTGATAGAGAATCTACTTACCTGGGCTTCTACGCAAATGAACAAATTAGATCATAACCCCGATCTGATTGATGCAGCGGATATGATTAACCAGACACTCTCACAACTCAATACGGTAGCAAGCAGCAAGAAGATTGCACTGGAGAAGGAGCTTGCCCCGGACCTGAAAATATTCGCCGACAAAGATCACCTGACACTTGTGCTGAGAAACCTGATAAGTAATGCCCTAAAGTTTACCAATGAAGGTGGCAAAGTGACAGTATCAACAAAAAGTGTGGACAAAAGCAAAGTCGAAATTTCAGTAGCTGATACTGGCATAGGAATGGGCATAGAAAAACTCACCAACCTCTTTTCGGTAGGGTCGGCTCAAAGTACCAGCGGTACGGCTGGAGAAAAGGGAACCGGCCTGGGTCTCATTCTCTGCAAGGAGTTCATTGAAAAGAATGGAGGAAAAATAGAAGTAGCCAGCCTTAAAGGCATGGGTACTACCTTTACCATTACACTCAGTCAGAATTAA
- a CDS encoding NUDIX domain-containing protein has translation MPIDQNIKVTADAVVFSLGHNAEQHVLLIQRKNEPFKENWAFPGGFVEEDEDLNTAAARELQEETGLDLKAGEFVQLGAWGRPGRDPRGRTVTVAFMVKVDMDDQQIKAADDAKAVKWWPVNDLPKLAFDHQEILKTALGRVAS, from the coding sequence ATGCCGATAGATCAGAATATTAAAGTAACTGCGGACGCCGTAGTTTTCAGCCTTGGACATAATGCTGAGCAACATGTTTTACTCATCCAGCGGAAAAATGAGCCGTTTAAGGAGAATTGGGCTTTCCCGGGTGGTTTTGTAGAAGAAGATGAGGACCTGAATACTGCAGCCGCCCGTGAGTTGCAGGAAGAAACCGGGCTGGATTTAAAAGCCGGAGAGTTTGTTCAGCTGGGTGCATGGGGCAGACCCGGACGTGACCCTCGAGGACGGACAGTTACGGTTGCTTTCATGGTGAAGGTGGATATGGACGATCAGCAGATCAAAGCTGCAGATGATGCTAAGGCGGTTAAGTGGTGGCCGGTCAATGACCTCCCTAAGCTGGCTTTCGATCATCAGGAGATTCTAAAGACGGCTTTGGGGCGTGTCGCGTCCTAG